A stretch of the Alnus glutinosa chromosome 6, dhAlnGlut1.1, whole genome shotgun sequence genome encodes the following:
- the LOC133871364 gene encoding uncharacterized protein LOC133871364 translates to MSIALSQQSFLANALSTPSTHKSKTRILYSVKAISCRYPPHDHQDSPRKISDNQLARLAIATLAAGVLTLGSVHDASAAKTGGRVGGQAFRSPAPRSAPRVNNNSRTNININPPVAPPLVGGYGFGYGVPFYGGWGWSPFSFFAPGPSVAIGVGGGFDVLALFLFLGAVAAVVRRFIGSRDEDSDY, encoded by the exons ATGTCCATAGCCTTATCTCAGCAAAGCTTCCTCGCCAACGCCCTCAGTACTCCATCAACCCACAAATCCAAGACAAGGATTCTCTATTCTGTCAAAGCTATCTCATGCAGATACCCACCTCATGACCACCAAGATTCCCCAAG GAAGATCAGTGACAACCAGTTGGCAAGGCTGGCGATAGCGACACTGGCAGCTGGGGTGTTGACGCTGGGCTCAGTTCATGATGCATCTGCGGCCAAGACTGGTGGAAGAGTAGGCGGCCAGGCTTTTCGGTCACCGGCTCCTCGGTCAGCCCCTAGAGTCAACAATAATTCGAG GACCAACATTAACATTAATCCTCCAGTTGCCCCTCCTTTAGTTGGTGGGTATGGTTTTGGTTATGGTGTACCATTCTATGGTGGCTGGGGTTGGTCACCATTTTCATTCTTTGCACCTGGTCCAAGTGTTGCCATTGGCGTTGGAGGTGGATTTGATGTTCTAGctctgtttctgtttcttgGTGCTGTAGCTGCTGTTGTGAGGAGATTCATTGGATCAAGAGATGAAGACAGTGATTACTAG